One part of the Phragmites australis chromosome 3, lpPhrAust1.1, whole genome shotgun sequence genome encodes these proteins:
- the LOC133912692 gene encoding hexosyltransferase GAUT11-like: MRRRAPEYRRPSRRRMPGWIWWLLGIFLVVGLMLFVLHHNQKEQFRPPVIDKGSEIEEAPHEKVNFTEELLSSTSFARQLADQMTLAKAYVILAKEHGNLQLAWELSSQIRNCQRLLSEGAVSGRVITQEEAHPIISRLARLIYKAQDSHYDISTTIMTLKSHVLALEERAKAAVVQSAEFGQLAAESFPKNLHCLTVKLTEEWLHNPKHRSRSDEHRNSTRLVDNNLYHFCIFSDNVLATSVVVNSTVSNANHPQQLVFHVVTDMIHFGAMSTWFLINDFKGCTVEVRCIDEFSWLNASSSPLVRLSEMETQGYYYSAGSKNLDREIKFHNPRFVSLLNHLRFYIPQILPNLEKVIFLDDDVVVQKDLTHLFSIELHGNVIGAVETCLESFHRYHKYLNFSHPTISSKIDPHTCGWAFGMNIFDLIAWRKANATALYQYWQEQNSDLLLWRTGMLPAGLLTFYGLMEPLDRRWHVLGLGYDVDIDDRLIESAAVVHYNGNMKPWLKLAIRRYKYIWERYVNFSHPYVRECMLH, from the exons ATGCGGAGGCGGGCACCAGAGTACCGGCGCCCGTCGCGTCGGCGGATGCCGGGGTGGATCTGGTGGCTCCTCGGGATCTTCCTTGTGGTCGGGCTCATGCTATTCGTCCTGCACCACAACCAGAAGGAGCAGTTCCGGCCGCCCGTCATA GATAAGGGTTCAGAAATTGAGGAAGCCCCTCATGAGAAGGTGAATTTCACAGAAGAGCTTTTGAGTAGTACATCATTTGCACGCCAATTAGCGGATCAGATGACTCTAGCGAAGGCCTATGTCATCCTTGCAAAGGAGCATGGCAACCTTCAGCTTGCATGGGAACTTAGTTCCCAGATAAGGAATTGTCAAAGATTGCTATCTGAAGGGGCTGTTAGTGGGAGAGTCATCACTCAAGAAGAAGCCCATCCTATAATAAGCCGGCTAGCACGGTTAATATACAAAGCACAGGACTCTCATTATGATATCAGCACAACAATAATGACATTGAAGAGCCATGTCCTGGCGCTGGAGGAGCGTGCAAAGGCAGCAGTTGTTCAGAGTGCTGAGTTTGGTCAGTTAGCTGCAGAATCCTTCCCAAAGAATCTGCACTGCTTAACTGTGAAACTGACGGAAGAGTGGCTTCATAACCCAAAGCATAGGAGTCGCTCAGATGAGCACCGAAATTCCACAAGATTAGTAGACAACAATCTGTATCATTTCTGTATATTCTCTGATAATGTGCTGGCCACTTCAGTTGTTGTCAATTCTACAGTCTCCAATGCCAATCACCCTCAACAGCTTGTGTTTCATGTGGTCACCGACATGATCCATTTTGGCGCAATGTCAACTTGGTTCCTCATAAACGACTTCAAAGGTTGCACTGTTGAAGTCCGCTGCATAGATGAGTTCTCGTGGTTgaatgcttcttcttctcctctagtCAGGCTATCTGAGATGGAAACTCAGGGTTACTACTACTCTGCTGGTTCAAAAAATCTTGACAGAGAAATAAAATTCCACAATCCAAGGTTTGTTTCTCTGCTGAACCATTTGCGGTTCTACATTCCTCAGATACTCCCCAACTTGGAGAAGGTGAtatttcttgatgatgatgttgtgGTGCAAAAGGACCTCACACATCTGTTCTCCATAGAGTTGCATGGTAATGTCATTGGAGCAGTGGAAACTTGTTTAGAGTCATTTCATCGGTATCACAAGTATCTCAATTTCTCGCACCCAACTATCagctccaaaattgatccaCATACTTGTGGATGGGCTTTTGGAATGAATATCTTTGACTTAATAGCTTGGAGGAAGGCAAATGCCACAGCGCTTTATCAGTATTGGCAAGAGCAGAATTCTGATCTGTTGCTCTGGAGGACAGGAATGCTTCCTGCAGGACTTTTGACGTTTTATGGCCTGATGGAGCCCCTAGACCGCAGATGGCATGTTTTGGGTCTGGGGTATGATGTAGACATAGATGATCGGTTAATTGAGAGTGCTGCTGTCGTGCACTATAATGGAAACATGAAACCCTGGCTGAAGTTGGCTATTCGCCGTTACAAGTATATATGGGAGCGGTATGTCAATTTCTCGCACCCGTATGTCAGAGAATGTATGTTGCATTAG